The Deltaproteobacteria bacterium genome segment GCGGCCGCCGGGAAAGGGCTGGCGCAAAAACTGGAAAAATATAAACATACACAATCCCTAGTGTTGGGCATCCCCTCGGGTGGGATGCCGGTCGCCTCTGAGATCGCCCGGGGCCTTGATCTGCCCCTGGACCTGCTAATTGTCCGCAAAGTCCAGATTCCCTGGAACCCGGAAGCTGGGTTTGGCGCGGTAAACCCGGATGGTGAGGTCATTTTTAACGAAAGCCTGCTGCCCCGACTAAGGCTGAAGCCGGCCGAAATCGAGGAGCAGGTCAATAAGACCATGGAGATTCTGCGGCAGCGCCAGGCATTGTTCCGGGGCGGCAGGCCGTTCCCAGATCTTACCAATAACTCGGTGATTGTGGCCGATGATGGCTTGGCTTCCGGCTACACCATGCTGGCGGCGATTAAATTTATCCAAAAGCGCCATCCGGCTAAGATTATCGTTGCCGTTCCCACCGGTTTTCTGAAAACCGTCAGGTTTATTGAGCCGAAAGTGGATGAGCTGGTGTGCTTGAATATCCGCGGCGGATTGGCCTTTGCCGTTGCCGACGCCTATCAGAACTGGTATGATCTGACCGACACCGAGGTCATGGCCTTTATGGAAAAATATCAACCGGCGCAACGCCCC includes the following:
- a CDS encoding phosphoribosyltransferase, with the translated sequence MAIIEEPKFRDKVQVFSDRAAAGKGLAQKLEKYKHTQSLVLGIPSGGMPVASEIARGLDLPLDLLIVRKVQIPWNPEAGFGAVNPDGEVIFNESLLPRLRLKPAEIEEQVNKTMEILRQRQALFRGGRPFPDLTNNSVIVADDGLASGYTMLAAIKFIQKRHPAKIIVAVPTGFLKTVRFIEPKVDELVCLNIRGGLAFAVADAYQNWYDLTDTEVMAFMEKYQPAQRP